CCTATCTGTCCGATTGCCCGCGAAGGCCCCTGACGGCCCCGCTGCGCCGTCTTTCAGAGCGGGCTCTTCGCGGGCACGCCGGCCCGCCGGGGGTAAGCCTTCGGCGTCGGCCTCTCCTTGCGGATGAGCACCAGGGACCGGCGTCCTCCCCCGTCCGGCAGCTCCAGCTCCCGAACCTCCTCCAACCGGCCCCCGAGCTTCTCCACCGCGGCTTCTGCGGCAAGGATCTCCTCCCCCACGGACGGGCCCTTCATCGCCAGGAACCGGCCGCCCACCCGGGCCAACGGCAGACAGTACTCCGCCAGCACTCTGAGCTCCGCCACCGCCCGGGCCGTCACCAGGTCGTACCGCTCCCGGTGCGCCGGGTTACGGCCGACGTCCTCCGCCCGGCCCCACACGACCTGATAGCCCTCGCCTCCCGCGAGGGGCCCGATCACCGCCTGTCCGACCTCCTCCAGGAACCGGCAGCGCTTCTGCAGGCTCTCCAACAGCGTGAGATCGATGCCGGGGCGCAGACACTTCCACACCACCCCCGGAAAACCGGCACCGGTGCCGACGTCGATCACCCGCTGCCCCGGCTCCACGCCCGCGACGGCCAGGCCGGAAGCGGCGTCCAGCGCGTGCTTGATCACCATCTCCTGCGGGTCGGTGATGGCGGTCAGGTTCATGCGTTCGTTCCACTCCCGCACCAGGTCCAGGTGGAGCAGCACCGCCTCCACCCCGCCCGGTTCAGCCTCTACCCCCAGGCTGGCCAATCCCTCTTCCAGCAAGCCCCGGTACGCCGTCGCATCCATCTCCTGTCTACGCCTCCTCCGCACGGTCCCGCGCCCTTGCGAGCCGGTCCAGGTGAACCATCAGGACCGCCACGTCGGCCGGCGAGACGCCCGAGATCCGACTGGCCTGGCCCAGGGTCTCCGGCCGGATCCGCGAGAGCTTCTCCCGGGCTTCCATGGAGAGCCCCGTCAGCGCCTGGTAATCCAGCGTCGGCGGGATCCGCCGGGCCTCCATCCTGCGCATCCGATCCACCTGCTGTTGCTCCTTCGCGATGTACCCCGCGTACTTGACCTGCGTCTCCACTTCCCGCCAGATGGCCTCATCCAGATCCGGACGGCCCAGACCCATCTCCACAAGGTGCTCGTAGCGCACCTCGGGCCTCCGCAGCAGCTGCTCCAGGGTCACGCCGGCCTTCAGGGGCGCCGAGCCCAGCCGCTCCAGCACCCGCTGCACCTCCGGCGCCGGACCCACCACGGTCCGGGCCAGCCGCTCCCGCTCCGCCTCGATGCCGTCCCGGAGCGCGACAAACACCTCCCAGCGGGCGTCGTCCACAAGGCCGTATTCCCGCCCTTTCTCGGTGAGCCGGAGGTGGGCATTGTCCTGCCGGAGCATCATCCGGAACTCGGCCCGGGAGGTCAGCATCCGGTACGGCTCCGGCGAGCCTTTGGTCACCAGGTCGTCGATCAGCACGCCGATGTACCCCTCCGAGCGGCTGATCACCAGGGGCTCCCGTCCCTCCACGTAGCAGGCGGCGTTGATCCCGGCGATTAACCCCTGGGCGGCCGCCTCCTCGTAACCCGACGTACCGTTGATCTGCCCGCCGCAGAAGAGGCCCCGAACCAGCTTGGTCTCCAGGCTGGGCTTCAGCTGCGTGCTGACGATGTAGTCGTACTCGATGGCGTACCCCGGCCGCATGAGCTCGGCCTCCTCCATCCCCGGAACGGTGCGGACCAGTTCGATCTGCACTTCCTCGGGAAGGCTGGTGGAGAGGCCCAGCACGTACATCTCGTGGGACTCCCGCGACTCGGGCTCCAGGAAGACCTGGTGGCTCTCCTTATCGGCGAAGCGCACCACCTTGTCCTCCACCGACGGGCAGTACCGGGGCCCACGCCCCTCGATGACGCCCGTGAACATCGGGGCGCGGTGCAGGTTGCGCCGGATCAGCTCGTGGCTCGCCGGGGTCGTGTGGGTGAGCCAGCAGGGCAGCTGCTCCCGGTGGTCCAGGGGCGACATGAAGCTGAACCGGTGCGGTTCCGGGTCGCCGTCCTGCCGCACCATCCGGCTGAAGTCCACGGTGCGCCCGTCCACCCGCGGGGGCGTGCCCGTCTTGAATCGCCCGACCTCGAAGCCGAGCCTCTTCAGGCTCTCGGTGAGCCCCACCGCGGGCGCCAGCCCGCCGGGTCCGGAGGAGCGCTGCACCTCGCCGATGATCGTCCGGCCGTGCAGGTAGGTGCCGGTGCTGAGCACCACCGCCTTGGCGCCGTAGAAGATGCCGGTGGCGGTGACGATCCCGCGCACCCGCCCATCCTCCACCACGATCTCCTGCACCATCGCCTGCTTGAGGTCCAGGTTGGGCGTGCGCTCCAGCACCAGCCGCATCGCCCAGGCGTACGCCCGCTTGTCGATCTGCGCGCGCAGGGCCTGCACCGCCGGCCCCTTCCCGCTGTTCAGGAGCCGCATCTGCAGGAAGGTGGCATCGGCGGTGAGCGCCATCTGCCCGCCCAGGGCGTCAATCTCCCGCACCAGGTGCCCCTTCGCGGGCCCGCCGATGGACGGGTTGCAGTTCATCGCTCCGATGTTCTCCAGGGTCGTGGTAAAGCAGGCCGTGCGCATGCCCTTGCGTGCGGCCGCGAGCGCCGCCTCGATTCCGGCGTGCCCGGCGCCGACCACGATCACGTCGTACTCCTTGGTCAGGCCCATCCCGCTCACTTCCCAATGCAGAACCGGCTGAAGATCTGGTCCAGCAGCTCCTCGCCGGCCGTCTCGCCGGTGACCTCCCCCAGGGCCATCCAGGCGGCACGCAGGTCGATCGCCACCAGCTCGTCCCCTAGCCCGCTCTCCAGGGTCGCCTGCGCGTCCCGCAGGTGATTCCTGGCACGCCGAATCGCTTCGGCCTGCCGGGCGTTCACCAGCAGTTCCTCGCTGGCGTCGAAGGCCCCCGCCACCCGGGCGACCTCCGCCTCCAGCGCGTCAAACCCTTCCCCCGTCTCGGCCGAGACCCCCACCACCGGAGCGCCGCCCAGCGCCTCCCGCAAGGCCGACAGCTCGAACGCCGGATTCAGGTCGATCTTGTTGGCCACCCCGACCCGCGCCGCGCCTTGCGGCAACTGGGAGATCCACTCCCGATCCTCCGGCCCCAGCCCGGCCGCGGCGTCCACCACCACCAGAACCAGATGCGCCTGGGCCAGGGCTTCATGGGTGCGCGCCACCCCGATCCTCTCCACGGGATCGTCCGTCGGCCTGAGGCCCGCCGTGTCGAAGAGCTGCACCGGCACGCCGCCCAGCTCGACCCACTCGGCGATCACGTCCCGGGTCGTGCCGGGGATCGGCGTCACAATCGCCCGGTTCTCCCGCACAAGCCGGTTGAGCAGGCTTGACTTGCCCACGTTGGGCCGCCCCGCCAGCACGGCCCGCAGCCCCTCCCGCAGGATGCGGCCGGTGCGGGCGCCGCCGAGCAGCCGCTCCACCTCGCCCAGACACCAGGCGCAGCCGGCCGCCACTTCCTCCCGGGTCTGCACCTCCAGCTCCAGCTCCGGGAAGTCGATGTCCGCCTCCAGGTGCGCCATCATCTCCATCAGCCGTTCCCGGATCCGCCCGATGGCCTGGCGCAGGCTGCCCCTCAGGTGGGCGACCGCGGCTGCCATCGCCCGGTCGGTCTTCGCCCGGATCAGGTCGACAACGGCCTCGGCCTGCGACAGGTCGAGCCGGCCGTTGAGGAATGCCCGCCGGGTGAACTCTCCCGGCTCCGCGAGGCGCGCCCCGGCCTGCAGCGCCTGCTCCAGCACCCGGCGCACCGCCAGCTGGCCGCCGTGGCACTGCAGTTCCACCACGTCCTCGCCCGTGTACGAGTGCGGCCCCCGCATGACCAGGGCCAGCGCCTCATCGATCCGATCACCGCCCGGCGTGACCACCCAGCCGTAAGTCACCGTGTGCGAACGCCGGCAACCCAGCGGCCGGCCCCGCCGCGGGCGGAAGATCCGCTCGGCCACCTGCAGGGCGTCGGCCCCGCTTATCCGCACGATGCCAATGCCGCCCTCTCCGGCTCCGGTCGCGATCGCGGCGATGGTCTCCTCCCCCACGGCTTTTCCTCCTTTCAACAACAGTGGCCGGGTAGCGATGCTACCTGGCCACCGGCACCCTTCTAATCCTTCTTATAGATGACCACCCTGCGGAACGGATCCTGTCCCTCGCTGGCCGTCGTCACACCCGGGAAGTCCTGCAGGGCCAGGTGGATCACCCGGCGCTCCTGGGCGCTCATCGGCTCCAGCACGGCCCGCTCGCCGGTTCGCACGACCCGCTCCGCCAGCCGCCTGGCCAGGTTCGTCAGGGTCTCCGTCCGACGTTTGCGGTACCCTTCCACGTCCAGCAGGATCCGCGGCCCATGCCGGTCGGAGCGGGCAGCCACCAGGTTGGTCAGGTACTGCAGCGCGTCCAGCGTCTGTCCGTGATGGCCGATCAGGATGCCGGCCTCCTGGCCGGTAATGTCAACGTGGATATACTCCCCGTCCTCGCGGATCTCCATCCGCACACCGACGCCCATCGCCTCGCAGACGTCGCCCAGGAAGGCCTCCACCCGTTCGGCCCGGCTCTCCTTCACGGTTACGCGAACGGTAGCAGGCCGTGCCCCGATGCCGAGGAAGCCCCCCTTCCCCTCATCCAGCACCTCAACGGTAACCCGGTCGGACGGCACGCCAAGCTCCTCCAGCGCCGCCGCCACCGCCTCGTCTACCGTGCGGCCGCTCCGCTGCACGCTTCTCATGTCGGTTACGCTTCCCCTTTCGAGCCGAGGCTGCCCTTAAACCGGGGGAACCCCGGGTAGATTGCTTGCTGGATCAACCCGAAGAAGGTGCTGACCACCCAGTACAGGACAATGCTGGACGTCGGCATCGTGAAGGCAATCCAGCCGAACATGATGGGCATGATCCACATCATGACGCGCTGGTTGGGGTCCGTCGTCGGCATGCCCGTCAGGTACTGCTGCAGGATCATGGACACGACGGTCAGGATGGCCAGCGGGATGTCCCGCTGACTCAGGTCGGCCCAGAGGAACTGATAGGTATAGTTGAACTTCGTCGGGTCGAAGGCATTGAAGACCGCAAACAGCGCGTAAAGGATGGGAAGCTGGACCAGCAGGGGCAGACAACCCGAGAACGGGTTCACCTTCTCGCGCTGGTACAGGGCCATGAGCTCCTGGTTCAGCTTCTCCGGATTGTCCTTGTATTTGTCCTGCAGCTCCTTCATGAGCGGCTGCACTTCCTGCATCCGCTTCATCGAGCGCATCTGGTAGACGGTAAGCGGCAGGATGACGATGCGCACCACCACGGTGAGCAGGATGATGGCCAGGCCGTAGTTGCCCGTCCACTTCAAGAACACTTCCAGCAGTTTGGTCATGGGCTGAACCAGCCACTCGGGAACCAAGAACGAGGTGATCAAATATGGAAACCCCCCAGGAGAATTCGGGATGTCGGCGGCTAAGGGACCGGGTCGTACCCGCCCGGATGAAAGGGGTGGCAACGAAGCACGCGGCGCACCGCGAGCCAGGTGCCCTTTATGGCGCCGTACTTGGCGAGCGCCTCATAGGCATACTGCGAGCAGGAAGGGGTAAAGCGGCACGTCGGTCCGCCCTTGAGCGGCGAGAGGTACCGCTGGTAGAAGCGCACCAGCAGCATCAGAAGACGCGTCATGACCGTCTATCCTTCCCGCTGCAGAAGACCCGCCCGT
The nucleotide sequence above comes from Symbiobacterium thermophilum IAM 14863. Encoded proteins:
- a CDS encoding YidC/Oxa1 family membrane protein insertase, with translation MITSFLVPEWLVQPMTKLLEVFLKWTGNYGLAIILLTVVVRIVILPLTVYQMRSMKRMQEVQPLMKELQDKYKDNPEKLNQELMALYQREKVNPFSGCLPLLVQLPILYALFAVFNAFDPTKFNYTYQFLWADLSQRDIPLAILTVVSMILQQYLTGMPTTDPNQRVMMWIMPIMFGWIAFTMPTSSIVLYWVVSTFFGLIQQAIYPGFPRFKGSLGSKGEA
- the rsmG gene encoding 16S rRNA (guanine(527)-N(7))-methyltransferase RsmG; translated protein: MDATAYRGLLEEGLASLGVEAEPGGVEAVLLHLDLVREWNERMNLTAITDPQEMVIKHALDAASGLAVAGVEPGQRVIDVGTGAGFPGVVWKCLRPGIDLTLLESLQKRCRFLEEVGQAVIGPLAGGEGYQVVWGRAEDVGRNPAHRERYDLVTARAVAELRVLAEYCLPLARVGGRFLAMKGPSVGEEILAAEAAVEKLGGRLEEVRELELPDGGGRRSLVLIRKERPTPKAYPRRAGVPAKSPL
- the yidD gene encoding membrane protein insertion efficiency factor YidD → MTRLLMLLVRFYQRYLSPLKGGPTCRFTPSCSQYAYEALAKYGAIKGTWLAVRRVLRCHPFHPGGYDPVP
- the mnmG gene encoding tRNA uridine-5-carboxymethylaminomethyl(34) synthesis enzyme MnmG, encoding MGLTKEYDVIVVGAGHAGIEAALAAARKGMRTACFTTTLENIGAMNCNPSIGGPAKGHLVREIDALGGQMALTADATFLQMRLLNSGKGPAVQALRAQIDKRAYAWAMRLVLERTPNLDLKQAMVQEIVVEDGRVRGIVTATGIFYGAKAVVLSTGTYLHGRTIIGEVQRSSGPGGLAPAVGLTESLKRLGFEVGRFKTGTPPRVDGRTVDFSRMVRQDGDPEPHRFSFMSPLDHREQLPCWLTHTTPASHELIRRNLHRAPMFTGVIEGRGPRYCPSVEDKVVRFADKESHQVFLEPESRESHEMYVLGLSTSLPEEVQIELVRTVPGMEEAELMRPGYAIEYDYIVSTQLKPSLETKLVRGLFCGGQINGTSGYEEAAAQGLIAGINAACYVEGREPLVISRSEGYIGVLIDDLVTKGSPEPYRMLTSRAEFRMMLRQDNAHLRLTEKGREYGLVDDARWEVFVALRDGIEAERERLARTVVGPAPEVQRVLERLGSAPLKAGVTLEQLLRRPEVRYEHLVEMGLGRPDLDEAIWREVETQVKYAGYIAKEQQQVDRMRRMEARRIPPTLDYQALTGLSMEAREKLSRIRPETLGQASRISGVSPADVAVLMVHLDRLARARDRAEEA
- the mnmE gene encoding tRNA uridine-5-carboxymethylaminomethyl(34) synthesis GTPase MnmE; its protein translation is MGEETIAAIATGAGEGGIGIVRISGADALQVAERIFRPRRGRPLGCRRSHTVTYGWVVTPGGDRIDEALALVMRGPHSYTGEDVVELQCHGGQLAVRRVLEQALQAGARLAEPGEFTRRAFLNGRLDLSQAEAVVDLIRAKTDRAMAAAVAHLRGSLRQAIGRIRERLMEMMAHLEADIDFPELELEVQTREEVAAGCAWCLGEVERLLGGARTGRILREGLRAVLAGRPNVGKSSLLNRLVRENRAIVTPIPGTTRDVIAEWVELGGVPVQLFDTAGLRPTDDPVERIGVARTHEALAQAHLVLVVVDAAAGLGPEDREWISQLPQGAARVGVANKIDLNPAFELSALREALGGAPVVGVSAETGEGFDALEAEVARVAGAFDASEELLVNARQAEAIRRARNHLRDAQATLESGLGDELVAIDLRAAWMALGEVTGETAGEELLDQIFSRFCIGK
- the jag gene encoding RNA-binding cell elongation regulator Jag/EloR — translated: MRSVQRSGRTVDEAVAAALEELGVPSDRVTVEVLDEGKGGFLGIGARPATVRVTVKESRAERVEAFLGDVCEAMGVGVRMEIREDGEYIHVDITGQEAGILIGHHGQTLDALQYLTNLVAARSDRHGPRILLDVEGYRKRRTETLTNLARRLAERVVRTGERAVLEPMSAQERRVIHLALQDFPGVTTASEGQDPFRRVVIYKKD